The Falsibacillus pallidus genome has a segment encoding these proteins:
- a CDS encoding DUF5667 domain-containing protein, which produces MTKKSKAAKTSLALLVAGTFFLTNTFAHASETKATDPIPADSVSMPDNMSGTDASKAIEDAIKQVDESKTEAPSLLPGDFFYFAKLALENIKLAFTMNDEKEAKLLSQYASERLAEAEALFAEGKEDLAIKTIKDALSSMKEAQEKVDNDQEKSSDESTVEQSDENKDDTVTADEQSSEEQSGEVKDDSNASEDKSDDAAVDETTEVNDQNGEVIDQDQASEVKDDEEATTDDGAVQDEQKDEDQLSDQEVIDQLQEMMTQNIVALKAALEHVKNPKAKAALEKNIEKSYAKLAKKLDAIEKHLAKMEEKKDKKKHEKKEKEEAKSDDTAPTIPTETPTTEESRDQSTEDAVKTEAPEADSKQDTQDADTQTKESDNKDDDAAKAAPIQKHQPKAWKEKKDELQAQWKAAKAKEQQEKKEMQEKAREMMKKANAEKSHENVQRYEDEQDRHVDFTKNHDGENKGHQGGNHNHGNNGHEEHGGHH; this is translated from the coding sequence ATGACAAAAAAATCAAAAGCAGCAAAAACATCATTAGCACTATTAGTAGCAGGTACATTCTTTTTAACTAACACATTTGCACACGCATCCGAAACAAAAGCGACAGATCCGATTCCGGCTGACAGCGTTTCCATGCCGGATAATATGAGCGGAACAGATGCTTCAAAAGCAATTGAAGACGCCATCAAACAAGTAGACGAAAGCAAAACAGAAGCGCCATCCCTATTGCCTGGAGACTTCTTTTATTTTGCAAAACTGGCTTTAGAAAACATCAAACTTGCATTTACCATGAATGATGAAAAGGAAGCAAAACTGCTTTCCCAATATGCTTCTGAAAGATTGGCAGAAGCTGAGGCTCTTTTTGCAGAAGGAAAAGAAGACTTGGCAATCAAAACCATTAAAGATGCTTTAAGTTCCATGAAAGAAGCACAGGAAAAAGTGGATAATGACCAGGAAAAATCCTCTGATGAATCAACGGTTGAACAAAGTGATGAAAACAAGGACGACACGGTCACTGCAGATGAGCAATCCTCTGAAGAGCAAAGCGGAGAGGTCAAAGATGACAGCAATGCTTCAGAAGACAAATCAGATGATGCTGCTGTAGACGAAACCACAGAAGTGAATGACCAAAATGGTGAAGTCATCGATCAAGATCAAGCATCTGAAGTAAAAGATGACGAAGAGGCAACTACTGATGATGGAGCCGTTCAGGACGAGCAAAAAGATGAAGATCAATTGAGCGATCAAGAAGTCATCGACCAATTGCAAGAAATGATGACACAAAACATCGTGGCACTAAAAGCAGCTTTGGAGCATGTCAAAAATCCAAAAGCAAAAGCAGCTTTGGAAAAGAATATCGAAAAAAGCTATGCCAAACTAGCAAAAAAATTAGATGCTATTGAAAAGCATCTTGCAAAGATGGAAGAAAAGAAAGATAAAAAGAAACACGAAAAGAAAGAAAAGGAAGAAGCAAAATCAGATGATACTGCTCCAACAATACCTACAGAAACCCCAACAACTGAAGAGTCAAGGGATCAAAGCACGGAAGATGCTGTGAAGACAGAAGCTCCTGAAGCAGATTCCAAACAAGATACGCAGGATGCAGATACACAAACAAAAGAATCAGACAATAAAGACGACGACGCTGCTAAAGCCGCTCCAATCCAAAAGCATCAGCCAAAAGCCTGGAAAGAGAAAAAAGATGAGCTGCAAGCACAATGGAAAGCAGCAAAAGCAAAAGAACAACAAGAAAAGAAAGAAATGCAAGAAAAAGCAAGAGAAATGATGAAAAAAGCAAACGCAGAAAAATCCCATGAAAATGTGCAAAGATATGAAGATGAACAAGACCGCCATGTAGATTTCACTAAGAATCATGATGGTGAAAACAAAGGGCACCAAGGCGGAAATCATAATCATGGAAATAACGGACACGAAGAGCACGGCGGACATCATTAA
- a CDS encoding TerC family protein produces MELSMVMEYGWVLLVLIGLEGILAADNAVVMAVMVKHLPKDEQKKALFYGLLGAFVFRFAALFLISFLADIWQVQALGAAYLLYICLHHILGKSKEQDTLSDKPKRKSSFWMTVLKVEIADIAFAIDSMLAAVALAVTVRPAGWGEIGGIDGGQFTIMFLGGIIGLVIIRFAANWFVRLLEKYPALETTAFLIVGWVGVKLAVLAVSHPNVSLLHHHFPESTGWKLTFWIILLTLAIGGFFISKRQSSKMTA; encoded by the coding sequence ATGGAGTTATCAATGGTAATGGAATACGGGTGGGTTCTTCTCGTCCTGATCGGACTTGAGGGCATCCTCGCCGCAGACAATGCTGTCGTTATGGCAGTCATGGTGAAGCACCTTCCGAAAGACGAGCAAAAGAAAGCATTGTTTTATGGACTGCTTGGGGCATTTGTATTCAGGTTTGCAGCGCTGTTCCTGATTTCATTCCTGGCTGATATCTGGCAGGTGCAGGCGCTTGGTGCGGCATATCTATTGTACATATGCCTGCATCATATTCTAGGAAAGTCAAAGGAGCAGGATACTCTTTCGGATAAACCGAAGAGAAAGAGCTCCTTTTGGATGACAGTATTAAAAGTCGAAATTGCTGATATCGCTTTTGCTATTGATTCCATGCTTGCAGCCGTGGCGCTTGCTGTGACTGTTAGACCCGCGGGGTGGGGAGAAATCGGAGGAATTGATGGCGGGCAATTTACCATTATGTTTCTGGGAGGAATAATCGGATTGGTCATCATCCGTTTTGCAGCCAATTGGTTTGTACGCCTCCTTGAAAAATACCCTGCACTAGAAACCACCGCATTCCTAATCGTGGGGTGGGTAGGTGTGAAGCTTGCAGTACTTGCCGTTTCTCATCCAAACGTAAGCCTGCTACACCATCACTTCCCAGAAAGCACAGGATGGAAACTGACATTTTGGATTATCCTATTAACTTTGGCCATTGGAGGCTTCTTCATTTCCAAGCGGCAAAGCTCAAAAATGACAGCTTAA
- a CDS encoding aldehyde dehydrogenase family protein, which produces MQISTADTLAAINPATGEKMTEVKMTRVEEIKDIYVQSREAQRDWASKSIKDRMESFRRLRLEMVDRMEEIAEVISKSTGKVLTEAITADIMPTIDAIMHMEKYAERGLKRKKVKTPLLLIGKKSYVEWMPRGTVLIISPWNYPLNLAMVPVLSALAGGNSVILKPSEVTPLVGEIMAELFRGKGFPLHIVQVVQGGREVGEALTSAGADYIFFTGSVHTGKKIGEAAARNLIPSTLELGGKDPMIVFKDANLERAAKGAVWGAFTNSGQVCMSTERLYVEQSVYQEFLQMIKKETERIKHGASVDDDLGSMTSHSQKEILREQITEALSAGAILETGVHPEEWDESLFLPLMILTNVSPDMAIMKEESFGPVLPIMAFETMDEVIELANSTRYGLNASVWSGDMEKARMTAGRLLSGAVVINDVITSVANHHLPFGGVKESGIGRYHGEQGIQIFCHEKAVLEDSGKRRTEVQWFPYEGKYPLFIKLFKSYFGKRKNYLKFVDAYARLLKK; this is translated from the coding sequence ATGCAGATTTCTACTGCTGATACGTTAGCGGCCATAAACCCCGCCACAGGAGAAAAAATGACAGAAGTCAAAATGACCCGGGTGGAAGAAATAAAAGATATCTATGTTCAAAGCAGGGAGGCACAAAGAGATTGGGCTTCAAAGTCTATTAAGGATAGGATGGAATCCTTTAGAAGACTGCGTTTAGAAATGGTGGACCGTATGGAGGAAATAGCGGAAGTCATTTCAAAAAGCACGGGGAAAGTATTGACTGAAGCTATTACAGCAGATATCATGCCGACCATCGATGCAATCATGCATATGGAGAAGTATGCTGAGAGAGGATTGAAAAGAAAAAAAGTAAAAACCCCATTGCTGCTGATCGGAAAAAAATCCTATGTGGAGTGGATGCCGAGAGGAACTGTCCTGATCATATCTCCGTGGAATTATCCGCTGAATTTAGCCATGGTCCCTGTTCTTAGTGCCTTGGCAGGCGGGAATTCCGTCATCCTGAAGCCGTCGGAGGTAACGCCGCTCGTGGGAGAAATAATGGCAGAACTTTTTCGCGGAAAAGGCTTCCCATTGCATATCGTTCAGGTCGTGCAAGGCGGAAGGGAAGTAGGAGAAGCCTTGACTTCAGCTGGAGCTGATTACATTTTTTTCACTGGATCCGTCCATACCGGAAAGAAAATCGGAGAGGCGGCAGCTAGAAACCTCATTCCCTCAACTCTGGAACTTGGTGGAAAGGATCCTATGATCGTCTTTAAAGATGCGAATTTAGAAAGAGCGGCAAAAGGGGCTGTCTGGGGGGCTTTTACGAACAGCGGACAGGTTTGTATGAGTACCGAAAGGCTATATGTAGAGCAGTCTGTTTATCAGGAATTTTTGCAGATGATAAAAAAAGAGACGGAACGAATCAAACATGGAGCATCTGTTGATGATGACCTGGGATCGATGACTTCTCATTCGCAAAAGGAAATTCTCAGGGAACAGATTACTGAAGCTCTTAGTGCAGGTGCCATCCTTGAGACAGGGGTCCATCCAGAGGAATGGGACGAGAGTTTATTTTTACCTTTGATGATTCTCACAAATGTTTCTCCTGACATGGCTATCATGAAAGAGGAAAGTTTCGGGCCGGTCCTCCCGATCATGGCATTTGAAACAATGGATGAAGTCATCGAACTTGCCAACTCTACCCGCTACGGATTGAATGCAAGCGTTTGGTCCGGCGATATGGAGAAAGCCAGAATGACCGCAGGAAGATTATTATCCGGAGCCGTTGTCATCAATGATGTCATCACATCCGTAGCGAACCATCATCTACCTTTTGGAGGGGTGAAGGAAAGCGGAATTGGAAGATATCATGGAGAGCAGGGGATACAGATATTCTGCCACGAAAAAGCCGTGTTGGAGGATTCCGGTAAAAGAAGGACAGAAGTTCAATGGTTCCCATATGAAGGGAAATATCCATTGTTTATTAAATTGTTTAAAAGCTACTTCGGTAAAAGGAAGAACTATTTAAAATTTGTTGATGCATACGCAAGGCTTTTAAAGAAGTAA
- a CDS encoding SDR family oxidoreductase has protein sequence MGENYFITGFPGFLSGKLIEGILEQNPDAIIYLLYVPSMKQKAESEIARITEKTSIHKDQLNLVPGDITKNKIGVEDSDWDHLVERIDYIWHLAAIYDLAVPRDIAQKVNVEGTQNVNEFVKNCTRLKRYVYFSTAYVAGDRTGILKEDELIRPKGFHNYYEETKFEAEILVEQLKGEVPVTIIRPGIVKGDSKTGETVKFDGPYFIMNMLHRLRYLPFLPAIKGSDAEVNLVPVDYVIKAVMYLGHHPIGENKTYHITDPSPYKVSTIYAEMMNQLVGKKPLGAISKDVIAYFLSKPTLRRMLGVEKEALDYFIWDGHFDCSQTKMDLEGTGIKCPDFLDGLPSMVQFYKKNKDNQNYHIKIQ, from the coding sequence ATGGGAGAGAATTATTTCATAACAGGTTTTCCAGGCTTTTTGAGCGGGAAATTAATTGAAGGCATTTTGGAACAGAATCCAGACGCAATCATTTATTTGCTATACGTACCGTCCATGAAACAAAAAGCTGAATCTGAAATTGCAAGGATCACAGAGAAGACATCCATTCATAAGGATCAATTGAATCTGGTTCCCGGGGATATTACAAAGAATAAAATCGGTGTGGAAGATTCGGATTGGGACCATCTCGTTGAGCGGATAGATTATATATGGCATCTGGCAGCCATATACGATTTAGCCGTACCAAGGGATATTGCCCAAAAAGTTAACGTGGAAGGCACGCAAAATGTAAACGAATTTGTTAAGAACTGCACACGTCTTAAGAGATACGTATACTTTAGCACTGCATATGTTGCCGGAGATCGAACGGGCATCTTGAAAGAGGATGAACTCATTAGGCCGAAAGGGTTTCATAATTATTATGAAGAGACTAAATTTGAAGCAGAAATCCTTGTTGAACAATTAAAAGGGGAAGTACCAGTCACCATCATCCGTCCAGGGATTGTGAAAGGGGATTCCAAGACAGGAGAGACCGTCAAATTCGATGGACCTTATTTTATCATGAATATGCTCCATCGGCTTAGATATCTGCCATTCCTGCCTGCGATAAAAGGGAGTGATGCAGAAGTGAACCTGGTTCCTGTCGATTATGTAATCAAGGCAGTTATGTACCTTGGACATCATCCAATTGGTGAAAATAAAACGTACCATATTACAGATCCCTCCCCTTATAAAGTCAGCACGATTTATGCCGAAATGATGAATCAGCTCGTAGGAAAGAAGCCTTTAGGCGCCATCTCTAAGGACGTCATTGCTTATTTCTTATCGAAGCCAACTTTAAGACGCATGCTTGGTGTAGAAAAAGAGGCTTTGGATTATTTCATATGGGACGGGCATTTTGACTGCAGTCAAACGAAAATGGATTTAGAAGGAACAGGAATTAAGTGCCCGGACTTTTTAGATGGACTGCCAAGCATGGTGCAATTTTATAAAAAGAATAAAGACAATCAAAATTATCATATTAAGATTCAATGA